The window AAACATTTACATACAatgataactctatattaTGATGTACAAACTGaccaaacaaaacaacaatttgacaaattgtaGCAAATATTTAGATGGTCCTTTCAGCCTCCAGCCTACAGCCTACATAGCTGTAATTTTTAATGTCAGCTTTATTAGTTAGGTGGGCAAGTTAAACATAGggggttttggaaattgattGAGGGTTCAacatattcaatcaaatttatgACGTGCCAAGATCATATGATGAATGGACTattaaatacaaatattttattcagatCTAACAAAACACCATAACTACAAACCTATAATTTCAATTTGTAGATGGCCTAAATTATTGCCAACTATGAGAAGAGGAAGTAGATATTTTACATCATGGGACCAAGCAATTTATGCACAAAGGGTGCATACAGAGTAGCAGCATTTAATGGAAGTCCTTAGGACCCCATCACTGAAAAATACCACATTTAAAATCCTTGTGCCCAATCCAATTTCGAAGATTCAAGCTGCAAGACAAGTATGTTTGGTAATCATTTCAATCACACTTTTTCCAACCCTTTTTTTGGGGGATTCATGTTCATTCTTTTGGCACTCTTAGCTTTTAGATCATTCCATTCAAAACAGACAGGCTTTTTAAAGTAGCTTTTGTTGATGATTTTGAACccttttgtttcaaattaGAGCAGGTTTTGCCTGAAAACTGTATCTGGTTATGGTCCAAAATTGGTCAAAAAGAAGGTAACCCTGAAGATCTTGCCAGGTTTCTTTTAACTGTAGTGAGAGGAGAGAAATACAgggaaagatgaaaaaaaaaaaaaagttgtgcTTCTTTTTCATTTGCAAAGTTTGCTTTAATTTACCTGCTTCTGGGTTGACTGCTGCTGCACAGTGTCATTGGATAAGAACATGTATCGACATAGTTGCCATCTGCACTGCACATAGAGAGCCTTGTACATGTTGAAATGAAGTTGATTAGAGTCACGTTATGACTAAACCTAACTTGAGATGACTTGCGGAATTCTGACTGTTGCCAAGGTTGTTGAGTTCAGGTAACAACATGTATCAGTAGAAATCCCatggattttaatttattcaagGCATAATAACTGTTACGATTTATGTTGTAAACAAATAAGAATATTGTCATCAACTAATCATTCCATTTTTAGCCTTTCCTCATCAATGGTGATGGGTTGGAAAGCTGACAAAAGGATTCATTTCATATGAGAGAGAGGCAAATGCTTTTCAATAGGGGAATCAAATATAActggaaatatatatttaatacaCAAGTTGAAGATGCCAGAGGACTAATCAATGTGGTGTCAAAATATGTAGCCACGTTtattctcttcaattttttaattgattaatcaaGAAGTAAGGTATAGAATAGAAGGTGATCATTTTTGGACCtaaccaaaaaaattatatgactttactaataataataataataataataataataatggttGGGTAAGATTCCTAAGCATATTGGATTTACACCCATAAAACTAATTTGAAAGAAAGCAAATAATTGTTCCAATGTGCAGCTAAATTGGGTCTCATCATTGATCATCTCAAAGTGCACTCTTTTTACCTCATTCTTGCTTTGGCTATTCTTCACTTCATttcaattgaaattaaacaaaCAGTCCTATTTCATAATCATTTTTGTcgctttttcaattttaaaatccaTGGTACATAATCCAAAACCACATGATGCGTCcacataattttaatttccaacttTTTCTAataacataaatttaaaaattctccAAAATAAAactgaaaggaaaagaaaaagaagaagggagGAACATGTAGTAATCCTTCCAAAAACAATAAACCCATCAATGGGACAGGACACGAAGCTTATCTGTTAATGAATATTAACATTCCATGATTGGTCACAGCACTCAGAATAAAAGAGTTGGTTGCTGCAAAAGGACCGAAGATCATGATCAAATAAGTTAGGAACCAACCAACCAACCAATCCAACATAGATAAGCAAACAAACGCAATAatccaaataaattttaataattagaaaAGTTTTCAAACCCCAAaccagaaagagaaaaaaaaaaaaaagaagaaaaggaaaaaaaaaaggaattttcttttgttgtggcTGCGCGTGTGACAGAACTTTTAGTTCCTAgtattagaaaataaaagacgTCGTACTTTGTCTGAGAGTGTTGTTGTCTCATGTGTTTGAAACTGCGCGTGGGGGTGTGACAGAGTCTTCAGAAAACAAGATTTTATAAGTGAAAGCAATGGTGGGGTCAGCTGTTTTGGAAACTGTTGGGGAGGTGTTGTTTGAGTAAACCCAGGTGTctgaatttttcttaaactACTTAAAAATATGTGTACCCAAAAAGCATGGAGGGTGGGAGAGAATCTAGAAATtgtgaaataataataataataataatttatttatttatttatttcaagaaGGGGCATATCTTTCACATCCTCATTGGcccagaaaagaaaaaggttatgAGAAAAAGGTTTAcattaattgaaaaacaaagCTAAGTATAATAGAATAATGAGTGAGACCACAAGTTGACAAATTTGAAGTCATTGTTGTTGTTAAGAGAGacatttttttccccttttttttttgttatttagagAAGATCTCTTATCTGGGATGTGGGATCTCTCGATTTTCTCTCATCAGATACTGGCCCAGCAGATCTGAATTTTcctcctttattttttttttctggggTGACCATGATCTGAGcttttctctctattttttcttttgttcttcaatGGCTGGTTTTTTCAGATACCCAATTCCTTATTTAGGCTTTACAAGGTCTTTGTTTTCATGTTTTGGTTCATATAGATCATGGGTTGTTCTGGGTTTTATTGTGTATTTTTTTCCTGTTCTGCTACAGTGAATTGTCAGGAATCATGTTGGATTCTGGGTGGTTGTCATTTTCTGGATAATTTGGTGACTTTATACAGCAGAGTCTGATAAGTAGGGTGGCaaagaatataattatgaggtaatttattattttattttttaatttccagAGTGGATGATTGATTCTGTTAATTGATTATAATCTGGAGTTTATTTCTTCCCTTTTGCAGGTTGGATATTTTGGTGCTTTGATTGTATGGTTCTTTCTCTCTGTCTGAGTTTCTATATATCTGGGTGATTTATCCATCTCGCTTCTTTTGTATTGGCCATGGTAGTCATTACTATAGTAGATTCTATTCCTATATAACTGttattatgtttattatgGGTTTGGGGATTTAGTTTTCCTTTCCTTGATTGCTTTGTTGTTGGCCTGAATAGGTTTATAGCTGCATTTGTCATTCCTTGTGTGAGCATTTGAATGTCCAATTAAAAATCTACTTTAATTATCTGTTGCAACGTCTCCCGCTGTTTTTCCAGATAGCAAGCAGAACTGATTTCGGTTTCCAGTGAATGACCTAATAAATCTTCTCGTTTTGTTCCCTGATTTTGTAGAGTTAtgtttaaagttttaatttgagCATTGCATTCTGCTGCTTTTGCCTAGCGTTTTTTTGTACCATTTGGTGAtctttttgtgtgtgtgtggaTCTTGATGGTTGAAACCACAGATTTCATCCAGATTGACCATATCTATAGACTTTTGACTTCTGAATCTGCACCCACCTTGGTTTTATGGGTTTTGTTCCAAATGCATTCCCTGCTTATCAATGCAATAATGAGTTGTCTATTTTAGATTGCGTgtaaatttagccatcatttGGAAAGGTATGGCAATAGTTTGTGGAAACCAACAGTGCTTTAATTTATGTTTGTGGCGTTTAGTTGATGATTTGACTTCAGAAATGCTTGACATAAAAGACAAAACACCTCAAATATAATACTTGGTGAATAGTCAGTTAAGATGTTTGCTTCTATGAATTTCCTAATTAAACCGAGTAACACATTTCTCTCTTGCATACAAACACACCATATACTTCTTAATCAAAGGACCTTTTTGGAACATTTGCACAGAAAGGAGAATTTAGACCAATATAATTTTCCAGTTCCCAGAAGTGAACTGCTTCATTACTTGTTTATGATGCTGGGGATggtttccatttctttctgTTAGTTTAATCACTCTTGAATAGTGAGGTTGATTATAATTAGTGATGTGGGGATGGTTGTACAAAGATGGACAGGAGGCTCTAGATTATGCATATCACAAAAAGTTGTCTGCATCATTGTATGTTTTAGGCATAATGCAAGGATTATTTCAGTTGTTCTGATCATGAACCATTGAGTACTCCTGTGATACTCAGCTAATATACAAAGTATTTCTTTTAGATTGCATTCTGCCTAGTAATTCAATGCCACTTTTGTATTGCTTGCAGGAATGGGAACTGAAGTACATTCAAACATGCAGCTTCCTGGATACTATTCCTTGAGGAATCTAAATGGAAATACTGGCAACGTTGGCTGGCCTTTACATCATGAAAACAGAAACTCAGGGCAGTTCAATGATTTATTTCTGACGAGGCTGGCAATGGGATATGATAAGGAACAAATGAGGCAGACTATCTTGAAGCATGATTCTATATTCAGGCATCAGGTATTCCCTCTATCAACTTTGTTGGATTATGATGTTTTAATGGCCGCCGCACAAGTCGATTTGGATTGCAGTTCTCTGATGCTATGCATTTGTTTCTGCAGCTCCGTGAACTCCATCGTCTTTACAGAATACAGAGGGACATGATGAATGAAATCAATAGTGAAGAAGGAAACCAACATTTGATTCCTGTGGCTACATCACAGCCAAATCCTTTTTCATCTGGATTTATGTCTGAAGATGAACAAAAGAGGTGTCATGCTTCGGAATCTCATTTGTCAGACTTAAATTGTTTTAGACTATCCATGTCTGGTGCACATAACATCCAGTCCCAGTTTAGTCCTTTGAAAGGGAATGTTGTCCAATCTGGTTGTGGTTTGACTCAAAAtggattaaaattaaaaaactgtGAAAGTTTGGAATCTCATTGCAGCAAGGTTCAGAGCAGATTGTTTGACCTTGAATGTCCAGCCGAGGAATGTATTAACGAAGAAGAGGGAGGGCAAGGAATTTCTGCAGTGTCAGGAGTGGAAATTGACCACTTAAAAAGGAGTTATGAGGTTCCCTGTAAGAGGGATGGGGATTTATCTATGCACTTTGATAGCAATTATAGTTGTAATGATGCAGCCATCagtttcaatttaaatttaaaggaAACTCGTGGTTTCACCGATTTGAATGAACCTATCTTGGTTGAAGAAGCATCTACTTCAGCTTGTGTTGGCATTCCTGGTAACATTACCTGCTCCAAGCAGGAGGTCCAAAGGAAGGATCTATCATCATTGTCACGCTCACATACAGGCTTCCAGCATTGGGGTGCAGAATTTTCGCATGACCGCAACAAAGCAGGAGATAGAGGGATTAGTCTTAACAATCTGCATTTGGAGGCTGAAAGGAGGCAAAATGGATGGTTCTCCAGTAAATTTGAAAACGGTAATGTATCTATGTTGCTATGAATCTTTTGATGTTCAAATTTTGTGCTATTACAAGTAGCTATatcctttaaatttttttttggccacTTACTGAATCCTTTATAACTAAAACTTTTACATTAACTTCTCTTTTCCTCAATCCCCAAAGCTAATAAGTTGGTGCTTAATGCAAAAGCagcaaaagatttttttttctttaaaagcaGGATTAATTATTAGTGTCGCAACATTATTCAATTCCATTTGACTCTTTGATATGGCACACACTTTCAGGACAAACCAGAAGCAATGGAAGTTTTCATTCTGAAGATTTGCATATCCCATGTAGATCGGTACAAGTTGAAACTACCAAGGCCCATTCTGCAATGTTTCTTTTATCTGATCAGAATAAGAGAGAAACATGTACTAAACGGAAAATTTTCGGTGTAGATATACCTGAAAAGAGTACTGGTGCATCTGCTGCTGCGTCACATGCACTTGATCCACTGCCAGTTCATTCTCAGTTAGAGGCAGACAATTCTGAGATACTCTCTTGTTCAACTTGGACAAAGTTTTCTGGTAACTTGAACCAGAATTTATTAGGAAACCCTGGCTCTAGGACCTATGGCCAACTGAATTCTAGTTCAACGGCCTTGATGCAGGGTCATGACATTATTTGGGGCAAGTTGCTTGTTGATGGCAATTCAAGATCTCTTCCAAGTTTGAGAGCTGAAGCATCATCCCAAAATGACTTTCACTTTGGCTCTCCATCTGATTCCAAGGAGTCACGTGTTTGCTGCGCACCAGTTGGCTTCTGCAACCAAAATGGCACCAGTGAGAGTAATTTTGCTTCTGAACAATCAGCTCAACATGGTCCTAAAATTGGCTTCGAATTTTTACCATGCATGATGGAGTCAAAGTCTGCAGTAGATCTAAATATGGGTGCAATTGCTGTGGACAACTATCAGAATGAAGAAATTTCTCAATCTGGCTTTGTTTCTATGAACAGATCAGTGAAGCAGAACTCAAATGGAGGATTGTCTTGGTTAACAGCCGCAAGACCATGTGATGCCAAACCTATCAAAGAAGAAGTTTCTGGTCAAATGAATCTGAATTCCTTGCAAAACTGCTCTCAGCAATCAATTGAGAAAACTGCAATGCGAATCCAAGATTCCTTTTCAGCAACTTGTGCTGCCGATGCTAAGCACCGGAAAAGCGGTAATGGTTGCTCTTCAAGCAGTACAAAGATTCTTGGGTTCTCCATTTCTGGAAATGTATCCAGAGATCTGCCTTTGCCGAACTCCCCCTTAAAGCCGGGTTTTCCTGCTTCAGCAATCGATGGTGTTAACTCTGTTATAACTCATGGTCCTTTGCCACCCAAATGTGAACAACAATGTCTATTGGAGGGTCTGGTTGCAGAGAAGAGATCAGTTAATCAGAATGCTGATGTCAGGCACattgatttgaatttgtgtGTTATGGAAGAAGGGGTAGAAGAAGATGTTCAATCAACACCCTCTTCTATGAGAACCAATATAAGGACTGCCAAGATAGATTTGGATATGCCAGTGGCCATTGAAATGGGAAATAATGATACTTCTGGTTGTGAATATCTTGAAAGCAACCTTACAAAACCTTTTAACTTGCAAGATGAAGAAATTAGAGAGTCTCAAGGACTCTTGAGTGTTTCTGCTGCAGCTGAGGCACTGGTTGCCATATCATCATCGTGTGTGACTAATCTTCAGGAGAATGTCAGTTGTCAACAATCAGAAACATCAGCAAGTGATTCCCTTCATTGGTTTGCAGAGATAGTTTCTTCTTGCTGGAGTGATCCTGAGCATGATATTGAGGCAGCCAATGGTGCATGCCTTGGAGACTCAATACCTGATGGGATTGATGTTTTTGAGTTCATGACATTAAATTTGGCGGAGACCAAAACAGAGGAGTATTATTATACGCCACAAGTTctggagaatgaaaaaagtGAAGAACCACTTTCAAAACGACCCCGGAGAGGACAGGCAAGGCGAGGAAGGCAGCGGAAGGATTTTCAGAGAGATGTACTTCCCAATCTCACTTCTTTGTCGAGAAATGAGGTGACTGAGGATTTTCAGATGATAGAAGGCCTAATTAGAGAAATTGGTGGAAGTTGGCAGTCAAGTTTGACACAGAAGAATAATGCTAAGGGCAGTACTGGTAGGGGAAGGAAGCGTTCAGGGGGATCTGCTCCTCCCACTACGACTGAAGACTGTTTGAACCAGTTTCAGCAAATGAAAACAGGACTTGAAGAAAGAAGCCTAACAGGATGGGGAAAGAGGACCAGGCGTCCACCACGTCAGAGATACCCAATTTGCAGTCCTCTTGCTATAAAATAAGCGaaaaccaaaatcagtttGTCATTTCAGAGTGAACTGGATGTTCTTGTCATGGCTTCGCTAGTTTTCCAAGCCAGGAAGATTCGTATTGTACatcatctttcttttcattttccctttttaacCATAATTCGGTTTTCTCTTAGTTCACAGTATCCTAATTCCTGAGTGacttgtataatttttttataaataagttgtATTGCCCCTTATGTAAccagagaaggaaaaaaaaaaaactgaaaattttcGACGTAGAATGTAAAATATTCCATAGGATTGCTTGAGAGTGTGCAAGAACTGTTCAATGCCTCACTGTTAATGAGCTCATTGTTATATTTCTGTGTTTTGGCTGATCAACTGTGTCTATCTGTCTataaaatatgatatgatGTTTTAAAGCTTGCAAGCTCCTTCATTGTATTGCATTATACCACTTGTTTTGATCCCTTCGCATCCTGTGCGTAGTAAAACCTGTTGAATAGGCCATTCAAGCTCTCAATCCAGATATATCCTCCATGACCTTCAAAAATGTGAGTCAAGTTTATGGTTGCGGTTACATGACATACTCATATTAGATACTGCTTCAAGCCTATGCAACATAAAGAATGATACATGTACTTATGTTTCTAAaagggcaaaaaaaaaaaaaaaagagaaggtgAATTCTTTTGCCTCAGCGCCATTTTTCACAATTCGTCctttaaagaaatgaaaaaaatggcaggaaagataaaaaaaaatttaggttTCTCACATGGAATGCCTTGTTTGagttctttctctttctgagAACTTAGAAGCCAGCCTTTCAGCTTTGGCGCTAAATTCAAATTGTAGTTTTTAGGCCTACTACTACTTGCAAAAAGAACTAGTAATCTTTCGGAAAAAAAATTGCAGAAAAAtctaaaacttcaaaaaatgACTTGATTAGTTGATCTGCCTTCTGGGTTTTCCTATCTCCTTTCAAAAGAGCAATCTTTCTCCGTTATTCTACGTATAAGCAtgattttcttcttgtttaaAATACCTTCACTTGTCCCAAAAATGAACCCAATTCCatcttttaaatttcaaagtcTATTCCTTTATCATTCAACTAGCAATGAAGTAGAAAAGTTTGCTTCTTTGTTAGAGAACTGTAGAGATATTGTT is drawn from Theobroma cacao cultivar B97-61/B2 chromosome 4, Criollo_cocoa_genome_V2, whole genome shotgun sequence and contains these coding sequences:
- the LOC18601589 gene encoding uncharacterized protein LOC18601589 → MGTEVHSNMQLPGYYSLRNLNGNTGNVGWPLHHENRNSGQFNDLFLTRLAMGYDKEQMRQTILKHDSIFRHQLRELHRLYRIQRDMMNEINSEEGNQHLIPVATSQPNPFSSGFMSEDEQKRCHASESHLSDLNCFRLSMSGAHNIQSQFSPLKGNVVQSGCGLTQNGLKLKNCESLESHCSKVQSRLFDLECPAEECINEEEGGQGISAVSGVEIDHLKRSYEVPCKRDGDLSMHFDSNYSCNDAAISFNLNLKETRGFTDLNEPILVEEASTSACVGIPGNITCSKQEVQRKDLSSLSRSHTGFQHWGAEFSHDRNKAGDRGISLNNLHLEAERRQNGWFSSKFENGQTRSNGSFHSEDLHIPCRSVQVETTKAHSAMFLLSDQNKRETCTKRKIFGVDIPEKSTGASAAASHALDPLPVHSQLEADNSEILSCSTWTKFSGNLNQNLLGNPGSRTYGQLNSSSTALMQGHDIIWGKLLVDGNSRSLPSLRAEASSQNDFHFGSPSDSKESRVCCAPVGFCNQNGTSESNFASEQSAQHGPKIGFEFLPCMMESKSAVDLNMGAIAVDNYQNEEISQSGFVSMNRSVKQNSNGGLSWLTAARPCDAKPIKEEVSGQMNLNSLQNCSQQSIEKTAMRIQDSFSATCAADAKHRKSGNGCSSSSTKILGFSISGNVSRDLPLPNSPLKPGFPASAIDGVNSVITHGPLPPKCEQQCLLEGLVAEKRSVNQNADVRHIDLNLCVMEEGVEEDVQSTPSSMRTNIRTAKIDLDMPVAIEMGNNDTSGCEYLESNLTKPFNLQDEEIRESQGLLSVSAAAEALVAISSSCVTNLQENVSCQQSETSASDSLHWFAEIVSSCWSDPEHDIEAANGACLGDSIPDGIDVFEFMTLNLAETKTEEYYYTPQVLENEKSEEPLSKRPRRGQARRGRQRKDFQRDVLPNLTSLSRNEVTEDFQMIEGLIREIGGSWQSSLTQKNNAKGSTGRGRKRSGGSAPPTTTEDCLNQFQQMKTGLEERSLTGWGKRTRRPPRQRYPICSPLAIK